The window AGACTGTGCAGACGGTGACAGACAAGACACCCGCTCACTCGCGCTCGACACTGTTTACCACCATCCGGCAGCAGAGGGACCATTACTCAGCTCTGGGGGAAGGGGAACAGGAGCACCCGCCTCTCCCCTGGACTCCCCCAGGAGGCAGGCGACTGAGTGGCCAGAGTCAAGGACACATACGAAAGAGTAAAGGTGCCTCCCGAGAAACCACAGGCGTCACATTCCGTATTTCGGATAGATGCGGGACAAGGGCGGGAGCCTTCCATTGGGCAGCTGTCCCTGGTCCCGCTTCTCCATCCATCCGCTTGattgggggttggggtgggggggggagtatGTTATTTCAGGCAGTgcctccgccccaccccctccctcgcCAGACACTGAGAAGGGGGCTCTGAAGAGACTGTCAGCGGGGGATCTGCTTTGGGACCTCACCATCAGAGGGAAGGGACTGGGGGCCTGTGACggcagaggggagaggaatgTCACCTCTGCCCAGAGATGCTGAAAGCGAGGGAGGGTTCTTACACCCAAAAAGGCaaaccctcctcccttcccccaggatAATTGGAAACAGCCCTTCCGGCTGAATGTGGGTTTGGGGAAAGGtactcccttccctcccccagccccgcttCTCCCCACAGCCGTCCAAGAAGGGCCCGAGTTTACCCCCTTAAACCCTCGCCTTCCACCCAATCCCAGGTAACAGGAGAGGGCCCAGGAGCccgggaccaaaaaaaaaaaaaacaaaaacaaaaacaacgacCCCAGGAGGAGGAGTTGAGCGACCTGGGTTGGGTTTCCGCCTTTACCCCAGACTccccgtgtgaccttgggcaagtcacggggcctccccgagcctcagtttctctccccCCCTGCAATGGGGAGCCTGcggctctgcccctcccactcgaCACAGGTAGTCGCGACGGCCAACTCAGCCCACTTCGCAAAGTGCGGAGCCTTCAAGGTTATTACTATTCTCTCCAGACCCGCCGGGAGCCGCGGCGGCGCtccgggctgggggaggaggcggCGGCTGCGGGAGCCACGGGGGCCGGGCTCCTCCGGGTGGCGAGGGCGAGGGCCTTTCTGGATCCGAGAGCGGAAGGTTCCAGCCGCTCGGGCGGCCCGGGGGCCGGCGGGGGAGAcgcggcggggggcggcggggacaaagggggcgcggggggccgcgcgggcggccggggcggggcggcggggcgggcgggaggTGCGCGAGGTGAGGGCGGCGTGGGGGGCGTGGGCTGCGGGCTCCGCCGCCCGCTCCGCCGCGCGCTCCAGCTCCGGCTTTTCCCTCCGccagcctctccccctccccgccactcCTTTAACTCCCCCCTCCTGGGCTCGGGACTGGTTTCCTCCCTTAGCCCGCTGCCCTCAATCCCGGCGAGGCTGGGGCTCCGGCTCGCGCCCCTCCCGCGCTCCCTCGTGCGGCGCCCCATGCCGCCCCCGCCCGGGCCCCGGCCGCCCCAGTCCCCCACTTAGGCCGGCGCTGCGATCCCGGGGCGCTGGAGCGTGGGCCGGGGGCGTAGGGCGCCTGCAGGCGGCCCCGGGAAGGGCTCTAGCGGGCTGAGCGCTCCGCGGCAGGGGCGCGGGCAGAGCAGGAAGCGGGTCCGCGTGGGAGCAGGGGGGCGGCCGCCACCGGGGTGGTCGGGGCCGGATCGCCGGGGCAGCCGAGGCAGGCACGGCAGGGGGGTGAGCGACTTTGGGGGAGTtggtgccccgccccccccaggccTTGGCGGGGTCATGGGGGCCCCCCGTTCTGGGCCGGGGGGCGTGCGAGTCGGGGCCCTGCTGCTGCTCGGCGTTTTGGGGCTGGTGTCtgggctcagcctggagcctgtctacTGGAATTCGGCGAATAAGAGGTGAGTGGCCCCGGGCTGGGGAGACCCCCACACCCTtcgggcagggaggagggaagcttCGGGGGTTCGGGGTGGGGAGCTGACTTCTCTGAgctgggaggaggctggagggagggtgCCAGTGCTCTGATGCGAGCCGATGGGTAACGAGACAGAGGTGATCTTGGGAGCCAGACTCCTGGGTCGCCAACAGACACGGCTGGATGCGGGTGGTGATCACCATGTGTCGGGAGTTGGAAAGACCCCACAGGGGGCAAGGATCGCAAAGTTCACGGGTAGCCGCCGGGAGGGTAGTGGAGTGGTTATTTGGGTTTGTGAAAGACGCGTGTCCTGTCGGGGGCTGGGCTTGGAGGGAGCCTGGTTAATGTCAGCTCTCCGGAGAGCCGCGGAGTAGGTGCCGCTGAGCgcgctggggaaggggcagggtgcCTCCCTCCCCAGAAGGGACTCGGCGACGGGAGGGAAGGGGGCTCAGTTTGGGGGCTCCGGGGGACAGCTCACCCAAGGCTTCTCGGCTCTGTCCACACCGTCTGTCCCCTAACTCTTGCCCACAGCCAGAGGGTCAGTGAGCCCTTGGCGGATCCAGTTCCCAAACCAGAAGATACTCCTGCCTTCCTGGcttggagacttttttttctggaagaagcCTGGAGCCCCCTAaagcctccttctttctcttgcaTCTGGAGTCCTGAGGACTCCTttgccacacccccccccccccccaatctgtgTTGCAAACTCTTCCATCAGACCCCTCTGTTCCTTGGCATGCTTGCTTTGCTCTGAAAAAAGGCCAGGGGTCACATGAAGCTTCTCATCACACAGGGTAAGACAGAACCCCTGGGAGGTCATCTAGGACCCTGGCCTCCATGCAGATCCCACTCCCGCTGGGCAAAACAGTTCTGTGTTTTGAAAacttcctgcctccctggggaGCCTGTGTGAGGCCAAGGGAAGGGGGTCGGCTTCGGAGCCCATCGGATCCGAGGTCTTAATCCGAGCTCCGCTGCTTTccgctgtgtggccttgggccacttaacctttctgagtctgTAGTCTCCATCCTTACACCTTTTATGAGGATTAGAGGTAAGGTGTTTGAACGTATTACATGCTCATTAGAGGAGAACTAGAATTATCGGTCGTGTTCTCttgacttcccagcctcccctccctccctccctgctatGTCTCTTTGGGTATAATCTCAAATGTCTTTCCTCCGGCTCCTACCCACCAACTCCCAGCTGCAGTTTGAGTTATCAGGTGCAGCCTGAGGAAGTAAGTTAGGCTTATTCTGATAGGGTTGAGGAAAGGGGGGGTACGGTGTTCTGGGGGCTCTTTGGGATgttggcggggagggggtgggtcctTTGGGAGTCTGGGAAGATAATGAGCGGCGGTCCCCGGGGACCCAGCTCTGAGACCTCGTGGCCGTTaatgcacggggggggggggggggtcacaggcGTTGGCAAGTGGCAGTGCTGGGCCAGCGGATGGCTGGGTTGAGGGAGATGTGGGCTCTAGGCTGTGGTTAGAAAGGTCAACTCCCTGAATTCCACAGCAATAAGGCACTTTCCCTAGGAAGTCCGagacctggaggaggaggggtaaCTGAGCAGGGGggtgtctggggcacctggcccCCAGACCGTGGTTCCCGTTAGCCTCACGTAGGGCCATGGCCAGGCCAGGCATTTAACTCCTGGCGCGTCCCCTGGCTGACTTGGGACGCTGGTCTGGATTCCCCTCCCCGGCCCACCCCTGGTGCCTCCCTTGCCCTGAGATCCCTCAAATTCAGTggtggcctgggggaggggaggctctgCCCCCATGGCCGTGCAATAGTGAAATCACCTGGGATGGGTGGGCTGTGTGGTTCCAGAGAGGCCAGCTCCTTGGTAACTGGCATCCTGTTGCCATGGCAACGGGGCTAGTGATGGAGGAGAGATGACAGTGTGCATGTGGTGAGGGCGGGCTGGAGAGTGCATTTGGGCACCGAGGGCCTAGAGACCTGTGAGCCTGGCCTCCCACCGCTTCCGAGCCCTTAGCACCTGCCCCGTCGTCCGTCGGAACAGACTTTCCACTCAGACGAAGGCCGAAGGCCGGCCTGCCCGGGATGTGGCGTGAGGGAGGCAAAGCTCTGGGGGCCAGACCTTTAACACCTCTCCTTGTCCACCTCGCCCTCCTGAcagattccaggcagaggggggTTACGTGCTCTACCCTCAGATCGGGGACCGGCTTGACCTTCTCTGCCCCCGGGCCCGGCCTCCTGGCCCCCACTCCTCTCCTAATTACGAGTTCTACAAGTTGTACCTGGTAGGGGGTGCCCAGGGCCGGCGCTGCGAGGCCCCCCCTGCCCCAAACCTGCTTCTCACTTGTGACCGGCCGGACCTGGATCTCCGCTTCACCATCAAGTTCCAGGAGTACAGCCCTAACCTCTGGGGCCACGAGTTCCGCTCACACCACGATTACTACATCATTGGTACTGCTGGGTGGAGGGCGGGGTCCACGGGGAGGctctcccccacccaaccccaagacggaggggcaggggaggagccgagagagacCCCTGATGCCCCCCGGGGTGGTGTCAGGGCCAGGGAATGGGGACGGAAGAGGGGCTCGACTCTGGAGTGCCAACTTCTCCGTCTGGCTCTTCTCTCCCAGCCACGTCGGATGGGACCCGGGAAGGCCTGGAGAGCTTGCAGGGAGGTGTATGCCTCACTCGGGGCATGAAGGTGCTTCTCCGAGTaggacagagtgagtggggggccGGGGCGCACCTCCTAGGAGCCGAGGGAGGTTGGGGCAGCACCGTCAGGGTCCGGGGGCTGCTGTCTCAGCCCCCGCTGTCGGGTCTCCCCCATTTCCAGGCCCCCGAGGAGGGGCTGCCCCCAGAAAGCCTGTGTCTGAGATGCCCATGGAGAGAGACCGGGgggcagctcacagcctggagcccgggAAGGAGAACATGCCAGGTAGGAACCGGGGGTCCAGtctcctgccttccccccccaccccgccccaaccTCCTCTGCTCTCGGACCCCAGCTGCCCGCCTTCACCCTCTCCCTCcgccttcagtttttgtttttttttttttttttggggggggggtgatacaggaaacagaagaggggatgggagggtgggaggggagtggAAGCCGAGTGAGGAAAAGACTCAATTAGAAGTAATTACCCGAGCCAGTGTTTCAATCAGTGCAGTCAGAGAAGTGGGGGAAGACTGCTTCGCGCCCAGCTGAAGGGCTGGACCCACCTGGATTCTGAGTGGGATTTCGGGGGGAAGGGGAGGCGGGGTCCCCAGGGGGCTCGGGCGCTGCCGGGGAAACCCACGGGGACCCCCGAGGCCGGGTGTCCGGAGGCCCAGGTGGCtccttcagcccctccccctctttcctccttcacCCCTTCCCTGCCAGGTGACCCCACCAGCAATGCAACCTCCCGGGGTGCTGAaggccccctgccccctcccagcatGCCCGCGGTGGCCGGGGCCGCGGGGGGGCTGGCGCTGCTGTTGCTGGgcgtggcaggggctgggggcgccATGTGTTGGCGGAGACGGCGGGCCAAGCCTTCGGAGAGTCGCCACCCTGGTCCCGGCTCCTTCGGGAGGGGAGGGTCTCTGGGCCTGGGGGGTGGCGCTGTGATGGGACCTCGGGAGGCCGAGCCTGGGGAGCTAGGGATAGCTCTACGGGGTGGAGGGGCTGCAGACCCCCCGTTCTGTCCCCACTATGAGAAGGTGAGTGGTGACTACGGGCACCCTGTGTACATCGTGCAGGATGGGCCCCCCCAGAGCCCTCCAAACATCTACTACAAGGTATGAGGGCTTCTCCTCCCCGGCTCTCCTGGATCCAGCCCTCCTCGGGTGCTCCTCCGGTTTAAGTCACGGTTGGAGGGCCACCTCTGGCATCTCCTCGGcccctctgcgccccccccccccgcccccagctcctgTGCTCCTGGCTGTTGTCGCCCTCTTCTCCACTCTTAGGATTCCTTAAGACTCCTGCCCTCGGTTGGCCACGTGAGCCCCCTCTCCGTCTCTGTGCTCCTGGGTCCTCTTtccttggggagggggcagggactcAGCCTCCTCCCCTGACCGCGACCCGGCGATCCCTGTGCCCCTCACACGCCGAGAGCCAGGGGCGGGAACAGTCTGTCTTTTGTGGcatcccttcctttctgcctctcactggttttctcttcttgtctcttctctctcttattctgtctctgtctctctctcttctgcctctagGTCTGTTCCTCTTCCCTAGCACCCCCCTCCCTACGCCTCCTCTCGCCCTCTTGGCTTCTTTCCTCCGCCTCTCCCATCTCCCCCCGGGTGGGGGTATGTAAGCATTCGGGCCCTCGGCCCCCTCTTCTGACCTCTCTCACCGACCCTCCCCTCAGTCTGCCAAAAACGGGGGCCTTCATGGGGAAGGCTCTGGCACTCCACCCCGGCTCTCCGGGCGTGGGCAGCGgggcctccttctctgccctgccccgggCCCCCACCTACGTCCTCCGGCCATGTTGGGGTGGTTGGGTCACGACAGCCGCCATGAGAAGAAGTGTCCTGTCTTGTCAGTGGCCCATAGCAAGATACGAACCGGCCGGGGCACGGCGTGGATTTGGTCTGACGCCGAGCGGGCCACTGGGGACAGGAAGTGACTTGCTCCAGACGGGCAGTGGCAGAAGCAGTGCGGCAGAAACTGGAAGTGCCTTCGTCTGAAATAGGAAGCGGTCCGGCTGGAACTCCAAGTGGCTTAgtcggggggggcggggctcgttgggagggggcggggggcgcaaGGGGGAGGCGGCTGGTTCTTactctggcgggggggggggggggcgggcaggaagAACTTCCTGTTTGAGGAGGaagctggaactcacggactgtaagaAGGTAGGGTGGACTGAGAAGGATCTTGCGTCCCCGGATCTCCCTTCCCTGTTCCCTGCGCTGCTTTTGGGACAGCGAAAGCGACTGCCATCAGCTGTGGTGGGCCCAACTTGTCAggttcttcttccctttccctaccCCGGTATAATCTCTGTCAATCAACGGGACTGTCCCAAGAACCCACGTGTTGTCGTCCCCCGTAACCCGGAGGGCTGTCTTGTTCAGCACACCCTCTTACTTTCTAGTCCTTTCCGACTCCACGCGGCTCCCTTCTTAGTGACCAAAATGGTGGCCTACTGACCGGTCTAGCTGACCGTGGTACCTAGCAACCGTTTCCGTAGTGGCCAGCTTGTACCTCTTCCTGCCCTCTAGTGCAccatgggcctcagtttcccccccaGCTCAGTCTCATTAGACCAGAGCTGCCCTGGGGCACCGAGTCGGCCACCTTCATCACCAGCCAAGACGGTTACTTTGTCCACCAGAGGTCATGTCACCTCTCTGGTGCGGTAGTTCCCAGCTCCTTCCTGATTTTTCTGATCCGCTCCTTCCAGAGAACAGGAAGTTGATATTGCCATGGGGGAGGTGGCGGGGCATGGCCGTCACCTCAATAGTTTTACTGTAAAAGGGAAATTtgaacaacaaaaaccaaaaaaagaaaaaaaaaaggaataaaaaagaataaaaaacttcAAAAGTTGACAAGAAGGCTGGAGAGTGACTGGGGGTGAGTTGGAACAGAGAACTGGTAGCGGGCggcggggtgggaggggcgcTTTCCAGCTGAGCTGGATCTCATGAAGCCAAGGGGAAGGGTAGGGAGACAGCTGGGTCggaggggggaggtgggcagtACGTGGGGAAGGGGTAATGGGCTGGGTGAGAAGGccgaggcaggggagggagagatggcCGATACATCCGATGGGGATGCACGTGGACACGCGTTCACGCGTGTCTGTTGCTAAACCAAAGCACCAGAGACGAGGCAAGTGGCGGTCAGAGACAAAGTGGACCAAACATGTTTGCAGGTTCAGGTCTCCCCGCCTACCCTCCCTGCCCAAGGCACCTGTGACTTGGGGAGTTTTGCCGTTGGGGACCAGTGTGGGGAGAAGCGCCGTGTGAGTACCCGCAAGACGCAGGGACCCGGGCGTCACGctgcccgccgcccccccccccccccccggctccctGCGTACCCATCACCCCGGCTcttctcccccccaaaaaaccctggTGCCCAGCCCCCTAGACTCAGCCCCATTCTCCGACCACAAAAGCAGCCTGTCAGGAGCATGGCTGGAGCCGGTCGGCAGGGGTCACAACCTCTGCcccgcccgcccctcccctgaCTTTAGGTGCCCTCCCGCTGTCTCCCATCTGCCTGGAGGTCAAGGGGTCCTCCTGCCCGGCTCTGTCCAATGggacccctgcccctcctcctgtttgAGCAGGATGCCTGGGTCCTGAGAGGCGCAGGTGCTCTGGGAGGGGAGTCGAAAACTGAGGCCAGGTGCTGGACTGTCTGGAATTCACTCCTGTCTTCTGAGCCCCGCACTGGAGAAGCCCGAGGTGGGGAGGCTCGAGGGGGGTGGAAAGGCTGGTCCCTGCCCCTTAGTGGGGGTTGGTGGTCATGGCAACATCCCCTTCTCCACACAATGGGAAGCCCCCCTCAGCCTCCCGCGTGGATGGAGCCGACAGCCCCATCGCTGGCTATCAGCCTCAGGGACTTGGCAACCGTCACCATGGCAACCCAGAGCCCAGCAACAGGGCCCAGTGTGAAAGGGAGGGGTCCCAGACCCgggcagggctgtgtgtgtgagggggcaAGGGAGCCGAGGGAGGGCCCCCCCcctgcaccacacacacacacacacacacacacacacacacacacacacacatctagagACACAGGTGGAGGAAAGAGAAGTGGGGATAAATACTCTGTGACGAACACCTCGCCAAAGCAGCCAAGACATCGTAACGTgctgagagacaggaagacacctGGGGACAGATGcacagctggggagaggagcagcaCGTTCAGCACCACCCCCTGAAGTACACCCCCTCGCCACTCTGGCATCCGCGGACTCCCCCCTGCACGCACGCCCGTTAACAACACGAGACCTGCCGCCTGCCCCACGCGTGGCGGCTTGTGCATCTTCCGATTCCGAGCGATTTGAAAGCACTGGTGACTTCCACACGGAACGACACATGCCGTCCTGTCCTCTTTCCGGGTACAAGTACGCAAACATGCTCCTCGGGCGATAACCACAATAaagccaggagaggggagggaagatgttcgttttctgttttttgggtttttttttttttttttcattcacttatcCACTCAGCATCACGTAAAGTGTCTGTTTGGTCCCAGGCACCGTCTCGGGCACTGAGACTATAGATTAAATAAAGTCCCTGTTTTCACAAAGTCCACATCCTGGTGGGGAACAACATAGTAACATCTCCGGGCAGTGACAAGCGGTGTAAACAAAACGGAGTAACAGCATGGAGAGGATAGAGATTCGCAGGGAAGATGCTTTAGGAGGTCAGGAAGGTCCCTCTGAAGAGGTGACCTTTGAGTCGGACCTTgagtgaggtgggggaagggcacgcCCCGGCGGAGGGAACAGCAAATGCGAAGGGTAGAGGTGAACTTGGGACATGTTTGGGAACATCCACAGCCTTGTGGATGTTCCAGATGtgtcctgtccttccccagcCTCAGCCTGGCGGGGAGCAAGTCACGTAGGGTCTAGAATCCACATGCAGGAAGCTGGTCTAATTCGGTATGCACCCCCCTTTTGTTTCTTGGGCGTGCGGTGTGTTTTCCTCCAGTAGAGTTTAAGCGCTGGGTGGGCAAGGGTGATGCTCTGAGCTTTTGCGGGGGGCTGGGGGACCGCTGCTCGTAGAGGGTCtagagcagggaggcagggaggaactAAAGGGACTGAGAGGCTGGAGACCACGGATTGTGAaactgcccccacccctgtcccaaACAGCAGAGCCTGTCCTGGCTGGGGGCTCACGCTCTGCAGTATGTAAATTAGgttcaggggtgtgtgtgtgtgtgtgtgtgtgtgtgtgtgtgtgtgtgtggtttatggTGGGGGTTTTCAGGAAAGAGCTGCGGTGGGAATTTCTGATGGGGAATGGTTGACATCGTAAGTGGGGTTTCagttagaaagaaaaatggagtttCCTAAGGGGCTATATGGGGAATCAGGAACATagggcgcaccccccccccccccccgcctcccgggAAAATTTCAAGATCGGGCTGGGAGAAATGTGGCGGGCTGGGATATGCTcagagagtgtggggggggggggtctgaagAGGAGCGAAAACctggcaggaggagagaggtcAGAAAGGTGGCAGGGAAGGTGGGGTCCTCAAACGAGTTCTGAGGGCACCGGGTCTGAGGAACCCCCCGACTCCCGCGGTGGATTGAAGCATCTGGGGTCCTGGTTCCCCCTCTTCCCCCGGTTGCCCTCAGAAGCCCAGGCATCAGCTCCCTGCAGCCCCAGTGCTGGCGGTGAGACTGAGCAGCCTTGGGGGGCGGCAGCTGGTGAGTGGGGAGGAATCTGTGTGCTCAGCAAACAGCAACCTCCTTGGTGCCCTGGTGGCTGCCTCCTCCCTCATCAATCAGCCCCAGCCAAATGTCCTAGTATTCCCACCACCCCAAGGGGACTGGGGCTGGGCCAGGGTCCCCAGGGGAGTGggatggggatgggtggggggaggtgggggtggcgcCTGGCTCCCCATCTCTTggcctctgttctctcctcttctggaAGCTCTCAGCCCTTCGTGTCCCGGAACGACTCTCTCCTGGCCCCTACCATTGTGAGGGCATCAGCTACAAATCACCTGTGGGGGTCTGCTGGGGGACAAGGGGGGAAGAGGGATGAGTCAGGGCTGGAGAGAAATCTACTCTGGTTCTCACGGGACCGGCCCAGGGCACAGTCAGCAGGAGGCTGCTGGCACAGAGGCCCGGTCCCCCGACGCTGGCCTCTCCATCCCTGACGGATGCTCCGGACAACAGGCCGGGACCCTGACTCCCTGAATGTCCTTGCTTCCCACCTTCTCCCAGCCCCCATTCCCTACTTCCCGCCAAGATCCAGAGGTCTGGCCCCCAGCTCACCCCAAATCTGCTGCTCCCCACTGGGGACTGAGGCCTCTAGACCTTAGCCTgtggctctctccccctcctcagcCCTTGCTCCCCTCGGGGACCCAGGCGTCCTGCCCGCTCTTTTCACCATAACAACCATTCTTTTGGAGTTGCTTAAGACTTTAATATCATTTCATTAAGTCAGCTAGTTAGAGAAGGTTGGGGGCACAAAGAGACTGGGGTGGGCAAAGGACGGCCAAGGTAGGGGGGAAGCAAGGGAAGAGTCCCCCTCTCTCCGTGGAGATGGCTCTGAGACATCAAATATTGACAGTGAGAGAACAGAACTTATTAAATCTGGGACAGGGGTGTGTGTAGCTGTGGGAATGGCCGGATGCCTGGGTTCTGAGGGTAATGAaggtctggggggaggggaaggcctgGCTGAGGCTGGGGGGTGCGGCAAGAGTAAGGGGCTTGTGGGCACAACCCTCCAGTCCCTCTCCTTTGGGAGGTATTGAGTCTCGGTACCCTGGCCGGGTGTCTCAGCTGTCCCCTTCATTCCCCCAGGGACAAGACCCCCCTCACAGCTGTGGTTGGCTCCCCTTCATCCCTCCCCCCTACCTCCACCTCTGTTGATGAGCTTTCGGCAGCGTTTAATCGGATTGAGCAGTAATTAGCAAAGCGAGATGTTTGATTACCTATTTAGCATAATGGAGGGGGCTGGGATCCCTAGGTACAGccaaggttgggggggggggcaggcagaaaAGACACCGGGTCTACACTGCATTCTTTTCCCCGGGGAGCCAGGAGCCCTGCCTATAAGACTCCCCACCCAATGCCTCCCCTCAAATCTTCACTCCTTGGGGACTTTTCCCTGGGGGATCTGGCCAATCATGccacctctctctgccacccGCTGCCTCTTTGGTTAGGGGATCTATCACCCACTTAGCCCTACTCGCTGCGCAGCTGGCTAGGGGTGTGGCAGGACCCCTCACTACTTCAATCCTTGCTTTCAGCCGGGACTCCGGCCCAGGCAGGGGGCCAGCAGAGCCCAGGAACCTACCTCCAGGATAGCAGGGGTGGGGAGTGCCCAGGCCAGGGGCTACCAATGCTGGAGATTAGGATAGGTGGGGTGCAGAGATTAGGATAGGTGTGGATTAACCCAAGGGCCCTTCAGGGGTACCCGAGACGGCCTTGTAGCGGTGGACGGGCAGAAGGAGATCTGTCAGGTGTGAACGGCAACCA of the Neofelis nebulosa isolate mNeoNeb1 chromosome 16, mNeoNeb1.pri, whole genome shotgun sequence genome contains:
- the EFNB3 gene encoding ephrin-B3, with translation MGAPRSGPGGVRVGALLLLGVLGLVSGLSLEPVYWNSANKRFQAEGGYVLYPQIGDRLDLLCPRARPPGPHSSPNYEFYKLYLVGGAQGRRCEAPPAPNLLLTCDRPDLDLRFTIKFQEYSPNLWGHEFRSHHDYYIIATSDGTREGLESLQGGVCLTRGMKVLLRVGQSPRGGAAPRKPVSEMPMERDRGAAHSLEPGKENMPGDPTSNATSRGAEGPLPPPSMPAVAGAAGGLALLLLGVAGAGGAMCWRRRRAKPSESRHPGPGSFGRGGSLGLGGGAVMGPREAEPGELGIALRGGGAADPPFCPHYEKVSGDYGHPVYIVQDGPPQSPPNIYYKV